One genomic window of Canis lupus baileyi chromosome 24, mCanLup2.hap1, whole genome shotgun sequence includes the following:
- the C24H2orf72 gene encoding uncharacterized protein C2orf72 homolog, producing MERELEELAARPALPAGPPFQALVEAAGGRGQVLLVGELWEREQSRALLRDFARAVFPPEPAAGKPGGAGAGAPGAPGARGAQGAPGTAGARAIRSPLVFVLCRASSLTAREPRRRLREMLRDVRGRRRAGAALVGVLVAEAGPEDAAAPGLRLLEALLRAVFGRQAGGPVQAAAYCPGHPASSLAVQAAACRALQAAGPARPAAGPGERPGLPALLACFSWGPWSRGKDPDASSPSDPAQDHLQDPEEELSLTAICPNGDCEDPGKGSRACDGLVHTPAEPTGDPR from the exons ATGGAGCGCGAGCTGGAGGAGCTGGCGGCGCGGCCCGCGCTCCCGGCCGGGCCGCCCTTCCAGGCGCTGGTGGAGGCGGCGGGCGGCCGCGGGCAGGTGCTGCTGGTGGGCGAGCTGTGGGAGCGCGAGCAGAGCCGCGCGCTGCTGCGGGACTTCGCCCGGGCCGTGTTCCCGCCCGAGCCAGCCGCGGGCAagccgggcggcgcgggggccggggcgccgggggcgccgggggcgcggggggcgcagggggcgcccgGGACGGCGGGGGCGCGCGCCATCCGCTCGCCGCTCGTCTTCGTGCTGTGCCGCGCGTCCTCGCTGACCGCCCGGGAGCCGCGGCGCCGCCTGCGGGAGATGCTGCGGGACGTGCGCGGCcgccggcgggcgggcgcggcgcTGGTCGGGGTGCTGGTGGCCGAGGCCGGCCCGGAGGACGCGGCGGCGCCCGGCTTGCGGCTCCTGGAGGCGCTGCTGCGCGCGGTGTTCGGCCGCCAGGCGGGGGGCCCCGTGCAGGCGGCCGCCTACTGCCCCGGCCACCCGGCCTCCAGCCTGGCCGTCCAGGCGGCCGCCTGCAGGGCGCTGCAAGCCGCCGGGCCCGCGCGACCAG CAGCAGGACCCGGGGAGAGACCGGGCCTCCCAGCACTGCTGGCATGCTtttcctggggtccctggagccGGGGGAAGGATCCAGATGCCAGCTCCCCTAGTGACCCAGCTCAGG ATCACCTCCAGGATCCTGAGGAGGAGCTGTCACTGACAGCTATATGTCCCAACGGAGACTGTGAGGACCCCGGGAAGGGGTCGAGAGCCTGTGATGGACTTGTCCATACTCCTGCTGAGCCCACTGGAGACCCGAGATGA